The DNA window CGAGGAGTCGCTTTTCGATCGCGGTCGAGCGGGAGCCGAACCATGCTGAGTATTCCGGTAGATGCAGATCGTCGCAGAGCCGCGCGAGCCGCCGGCTGTCCTCGAGACCATGGCGCAGCGCCGAGACCTGACCCGTCGCATTCGTCCCGTGATGCCGGTAGTCGGTGAGTCGCCGATCGTCCAGGTAGAGTTCGAAGGGAGACGCGACGCCCGCCACGAACAAGAACGGATCGGGGTTCTGGTACTCCTCGAAGCGAGCGGACAGCTCCGGGGTCAGCACGTTCCGCCGGACGACGATCGTGCTTGAGTTGAAGTACGAGTACGTGCGGCGGATCGCCGGCAGCGCGGCCACCTTCGAGTTCGCGCTCAGGTGCAGCGGTCCGGTACGGTCGAAGACCGGGTCCACCTCGTTCGCGGCCCAGGCCCTCCGGGCGATCGGAAGCCCTTCCGGACCGATCACCGAGACCCGGTTACGATAGTATCCCACATCCGGGTGCGTCCGGAACACCTCGAGCACATGCTGGAGCCGATCGGGGTGGAAGAGATCGTCGTCGTCCAGGAAGGCAATCAACGGAGCCGTGGTCCTGCGGATCGCGCGCATCAGCCACGGCCCGATCCGCGGGTCCGGGTCCAGGAGCGAGATCACTCCACTGCGGAGCAGAAACCCGTCGAGAGGCTCGGAGCGAAAGTTCTTGG is part of the Thermoplasmata archaeon genome and encodes:
- a CDS encoding glycosyltransferase, which codes for KNFRSEPLDGFLLRSGVISLLDPDPRIGPWLMRAIRRTTAPLIAFLDDDDLFHPDRLQHVLEVFRTHPDVGYYRNRVSVIGPEGLPIARRAWAANEVDPVFDRTGPLHLSANSKVAALPAIRRTYSYFNSSTIVVRRNVLTPELSARFEEYQNPDPFLFVAGVASPFELYLDDRRLTDYRHHGTNATGQVSALRHGLEDSRRLARLCDDLHLPEYSAWFGSRSTAIEKRLLVGTIMARVDAHGTRSEVAREARAYLRFLGDHPEVRNPDLETWVAEMYAAIYLLFPPAATRIFRLRAARRSLERLGGT